In the genome of Candidatus Limnocylindrales bacterium, the window CAGAAATTGATAGATATGGATGAAGTGACCCGGCTTGCTATTCAGAGAACCGAACAAACCGGTATTGTCTTTATAGACGAAATAGATAAGATCGCAGGCCGAGAGAATTATGGGGGACCGGATGTATCCCGGGAAGGAGTCCAACGAGATATCTTACCCATCGTGGAAGGATCTACAGTTAATACGAAATATGGTATGGTAAGAACCGATCACATTTTATTTATTGCCGCCGGGGCTTTCCATGTCTCAAAACCTTCGGATCTTATTCCGGAATTACAAGGGCGATTCCCTATTCGGGTTGAGTTAGAACCGCTGACAGAAAATGACTTTATCCGAATCTTAACGGAACCTCAAAATGCTCTGATTAAACAATATACCGCTTTATTGGAAACCGAAGGAGTCCGGCTGGAGTTCACCGAAGATGCTATCAAGGAAATTGCATCGGTCGCGGCTATCGTGAATGAGAGAACCGAAAACATAGGAGCCAGAAGGTTGCATACGGTGATGGAGAAACTTTTGGACGAAATCTCCTTCAATGCTCCTGAACTAAAAGAGAAAACAGTCGTTATCGATGCAGAATATGTCAGGACCCGATTGAAAGATATTGTAGAGGATCAAAACCTGAGTCGATATATTCTGTAAATAACTGAACAACCCGGAGGAGCAGGGATAAAAAAATAGTCTCTGTGTCCTCTGGGGTTTCTGCCTCCCGGTTTTTATATACCCCTACTCAGCCGTTCAATCAAGAATACCGGTAGATTTACTTTTCTCATTTTCTGCTGAGTGGTTTGAATATCATAGGGAACCCGTCGAACTTCCACTCTTTTCTTATCCAGATCATAAATTGCATAGGCTGCTGAAGGATTACGATCTCGAGGTTGACCCACACTCCCCACATTTATGATGTAACGGAAGCCATTCCGGATCTGAAGGGTAAAAGCATCTTTTCTTTCCTCTATTAAACGATTCTTATCATCGAGGGCGTAGTAAACGGGAATATGCGAATGACCGATAAAAGAGATAGATTCGGTCATATCTTTTAGATGATAAATTGCATCGGCGGGAGTAGAAATATAATCCCAGTTTAAAGGATTTTTGGGAGTAGCGTGAACGAAAAGAATATGGTTTTCCCTCACAGAAATCTGGTAAGTCTCTAATATTTTCCTGTTCTGATCAGATAAAACATCTTGGGTCCAGAGTATCGCATAGGCTGCATAGGGATTAAAATACTCGAGATCGGTTAAGCCGAGGAGGGCATGATCATGATTTCCCATGATGGTGAAGTTCGTCCGTTCTGCAATAAACTCCACACATTCATTAGGGTTCGGTCCATATCCCACAACATCTCCAAGACAGACAATCTTATCCGAAGGAGAGACTTTTCCTATCTCTTTAAAGACCGCCTGTAAAGCCTCTAAATTACTATGAATATCCGAGACGATAATGTATCTCACGGCTATCCTTCAGGAAACCCCTTCTCTGAGAAACCTGGATTGCTTAATCTGGATTCTTTGAGGTTTTAGATAGGTCCCTGACTCCAGGGCCTGGAGGGGATGGAATATTTTCCGATTTTTTCTTGACCATTGTATGATGAATTTTATCTAAGATACCGTTAATAAAGGCACTGGATTTATCGGTGCTATATTTTTTCGCAATATCCAGAGCCTCGTTAATGGTGACTTTGGGAGGAATTTCGTCTTCATAAAGCAATTCATAAATCGCAAAACGAAGTATATTTCTATCCACAGTTGCCATCCGATCCAGGGTCCAGTTGGTAACATTTTGTATGATAAGTTTATCGATCTCCTCTTTATGTTCCATGACCCCCCTGACCAGGCGACTCGCAAATGCCTGAATCTCAGGAGAATACCTGGTTAAGAACCAGAATTCTGTAAGGGTTTTATCTACCTCCCTAGGTAAAATATCCAGTCCGTATAATATTTTCAGAGCAACCTCACGGGCCTGTCTTCGTACACCCATACTTCTTTTGTTTTAGAAATCCTAGGGAGTTCTCGAACTAAACTCCATTTCTTTAAGTAAATTAACCATCTCAATAGCTGAAAGGGCTGCATCCCATCCCTTATTTCCCACTTTGGTTCCAGCCCTCTCTATGGCCTGTTCGATGTTATCGGTTGTCAAAACTCCGTAAATTACAGGAAGACCTGACTCTAGAGATGCAATAGCGATGCCTTTTGTAACTTCCGAGGCAATATATTCAAAATGGGGTGTTGCCCCTCGAATGACAGCACCTAAACAAATAACCGCATCAAAGCGACCACTCTGAGCCATTTTTTTAGCAATAAGCGGTATCTCAAAAGCCCCCGGCGTTTTGGCAATGGTGATATCCTGCTCATCGGCTCCATTTCGATAAAGAGCATCTA includes:
- the ribE gene encoding 6,7-dimethyl-8-ribityllumazine synthase, with product MPKILEGKLSAEGFRFGIVVSRFNDFITQRLLEGALDALYRNGADEQDITIAKTPGAFEIPLIAKKMAQSGRFDAVICLGAVIRGATPHFEYIASEVTKGIAIASLESGLPVIYGVLTTDNIEQAIERAGTKVGNKGWDAALSAIEMVNLLKEMEFSSRTP
- a CDS encoding metallophosphoesterase: MRYIIVSDIHSNLEALQAVFKEIGKVSPSDKIVCLGDVVGYGPNPNECVEFIAERTNFTIMGNHDHALLGLTDLEYFNPYAAYAILWTQDVLSDQNRKILETYQISVRENHILFVHATPKNPLNWDYISTPADAIYHLKDMTESISFIGHSHIPVYYALDDKNRLIEERKDAFTLQIRNGFRYIINVGSVGQPRDRNPSAAYAIYDLDKKRVEVRRVPYDIQTTQQKMRKVNLPVFLIERLSRGI
- the nusB gene encoding transcription antitermination factor NusB encodes the protein MGVRRQAREVALKILYGLDILPREVDKTLTEFWFLTRYSPEIQAFASRLVRGVMEHKEEIDKLIIQNVTNWTLDRMATVDRNILRFAIYELLYEDEIPPKVTINEALDIAKKYSTDKSSAFINGILDKIHHTMVKKKSENIPSPPGPGVRDLSKTSKNPD